TTTGAAATAAATTAGCATAAAAATTATTAAACCGATCAAGCCTAACTTCCATAAAATTACAATATAGCTATTATCAACTATGCCAACAACACGTTGATTTAAGTATGGTGTTACAAGCACATCTCCCATCCCTTTACCTAACAAATAATTCTCTTTTATCTTACTAAAAACTCTTAAATAAGAGAGTATCCTTGCAGACACGCTGAAAGTTCTTACTCCTGTATCAAGCACTTCAAACCTTTCCTCAAATTTGGCTGTATTTATTGAATAATTAGAATAGATTATGAAACCCCCACTAAAAATCATAATGATTATTAAAAGAATGGGGATGATACTTTTAGATTTTTTATTCCTCATAATAAAAAGAATAAGCAGGAATGCTATTATGGAGCAAAAAGTGCCAATCCAAAGCGAACGTTGCATAAATATTAATATGCCAATAGAATAAATAATAGATAATAGAGTAAGCAAAATTTTCAAAAATTTGTTCATAGAATAGAATGCCATAAGTGTGATGCTGGTCATTAAACTTATCAATAGTAAATTTGCCTGCCTGGTTAATACCCTATCTCCATGCGTGATAAAAAAATAATAGTAAAACATTTGTAGAGCAATGATAGCACCTAAAACCAGAAATACTATCAATAGTTGTTTTAAAAAGGTATTGTCATCTTGATTATCTCTAAAAATTGATATCGTAAAGTAGAATCCAATTGGATAAAATAAATATTTTATTGATTCCTCTAATAAATAATGAGAATTATAGGTATAAATTCTCCCTCTTATAATCTCTAATGATAAATATAGTATAAATAACACCATTAGAAAATTAAAGGAGTTATCCAATCTAACTTTGAAAAGTATGTAAATTAATAGAATTAAAATAGCTGCAACCGCTAATTCCCCAGAAATAATGGGTAAAACACTATATCTATTTAATTGAGGTAATAAAAAGAAAATAGAAAGTAACACAAAAAATAAATATCGCCTGGAGATGAGAATAATAGGTGTCAAAATAATGAAAACTGGTGCAAAAAATAATAATATTAGTTTCGGTTCAAATTGGATTAAAAAAAAAATCAGAATAAGTATAAAACCAAGAATATATATAATATTTATTCT
The sequence above is a segment of the Candidatus Cloacimonadota bacterium genome. Coding sequences within it:
- a CDS encoding O-antigen ligase family protein; translation: MVLFILYLSLEIIRGRIYTYNSHYLLEESIKYLFYPIGFYFTISIFRDNQDDNTFLKQLLIVFLVLGAIIALQMFYYYFFITHGDRVLTRQANLLLISLMTSITLMAFYSMNKFLKILLTLLSIIYSIGILIFMQRSLWIGTFCSIIAFLLILFIMRNKKSKSIIPILLIIIMIFSGGFIIYSNYSINTAKFEERFEVLDTGVRTFSVSARILSYLRVFSKIKENYLLGKGMGDVLVTPYLNQRVVGIVDNSYIVILWKLGLIGLIIFMLIYFKTFKQLWFIIKNSQSNLYSIVSIIFFSTLIGYFVNGLACVIMTLYYFNFIWAAFIAITDFMYRKVCNNI